The following are from one region of the Primulina huaijiensis isolate GDHJ02 unplaced genomic scaffold, ASM1229523v2 scaffold19263, whole genome shotgun sequence genome:
- the LOC140965994 gene encoding uncharacterized protein produces the protein MEQIYSLWKVKIRFNIKSIDERVWQRVISGWTPPKKLDEDGDNMIKPESDWTADEVQTSNYISKALNAIFTSVDMNMFSLITNCTSAKSAWDTLQRHCEGSESVRRTRLMMLTSKFEMMRMEESENILDYDRCLQEIANEAFSLGDLISNERLVRKVLRSLPERFNVKICAIDEAKDISQMALGDLISSLRTVEMNMDMQKKEKGKTIAFQVSNDYYNDLLQISQKCRECKGFGHYGNEFANRLRKNKGYNVPLSDEESDEEEKSNDEDNHTSLTALLTEKHCLQVNPLGVALGVATPGRNICEKSVCLKSMSSENLSEDDVGTDNEEITLESVQKLYEEFFEDWTKRNKLNSTLTKENIDLKVVVAKLEVILNKKDLELGKTKDELQKITETLSKFNMSTSKLESILLMGRDDKKGLGFKDSVFEIGESSKSTVFVKGKDESTTKPQSKSPIKSTPSKRQPAAHVPKKRKYRKGISYEFSAPKTPQQNGIAERKNRTLQETARAMLASKNISKRFWAEALNTACHISNRVYLRSGSTMTSYEIIMGKKPNLKYFHVFGCVCYTLNDRDQLAKFDSKSDKYLKKKTTEDDAEDLLEIPISLENAGVAPDVATSSTTRDTEVTETEEDVHSDDDAVDDGQNIPSKIQKNHPSSQIIGNVCGDVQTRKKEKVDYRKMAGLICMNSTYSQALKGEFWINAMHDDLEQFVRNDVWNLVPPPDHGNIIGTKWIFKNKIDESRNIIRNKARLVAQRYTQVEGVDFDETFAPVARIDEEVYVRQPKGFEDPRHLDHVYKLKKALYGLKQAPRAWYGRLTEYLLEIGFKRGEVDKTLFIQKSKVYSNKEVTLKVIRGLPKEWDVKTMAMRESNDLNKIELHDLFADLKAYEFELQTREGEPSTPAVTTVLTVVRPEPTESKSKWVETDSDESELESPISSSEDEEEAKCLMADDAELESASEQVFDFSSTDFTREELISTLHDMVNEYHKLARSFEKVRAEQNDPNGDKTQIDESVEVSSLKKEIAKQRAEMIENQALINQLKTEISKNTELIKA, from the exons ATGGAACAAATTTACAGTCTATGGAAGGTTAAAATCAGGTTCAATATAAAATCCATAGATGAGAGAGTATGGCAACGAGTTATAAGCGGTTGGACTCCACCAAAGAAACTGGACGAAGATGGTGACAATATGATAAAACCTGAAAGTGACTGGACTGCTGATGAAGTGCAGACTTCTAATTACATCTCAAAGGCCTTGAATGCTATATTTACATCGGTTGACATGAATATGTTCAGTTTGATCACAAACTGTACTTCTGCTAAAAGTGCATGGGATACTCTCCAAAGACACTGTGAAGGTTCTGAAAGTGTGCGACGAACCAGATTGATGATGCTTACTTCCAAATTCGAGATGATGAGGATGGAAGAATCTGAAAATATACTAGACTATGATCGTTGCCTACAGGAAATTGCTAATGAGGCGTTCAGTCTTGGAGACCTTATCTCCAATGAGCGTTTAGTTAGAAAAGTTCTCCGTTCTTTGCCCGAAAGATTCAATGTAAAAATTTGTGCAATAGATGAGGCTAAGGACATTTCTCAAATGGCTTTGGGAGACCTGATTAGTTCACTTCGAACCGTCGAAATGAacatggatatgcagaagaaagAAAAAGGGAAGACAATTGCATTCCAAGTTTCAAATGATTATTATAATGAtcttcttcaaatatcccaaAAA TGTAGAGAATGCAAAGGCTTTGGACACTATGGCAATGAATTTGCTAACAGATTGCGAAAGAATAAAGGCTATAATGTGCCGTTAAGCGATGAAGAATCTGATGAGGAGGAGAAATCCAATGATGAAGATAACCACACCTCCTTGACTGCATTGTTAACAGAAAAACACTGCCTACAGGTGAATCCGTTAGGTGTTGCCCTAGGTGTTGCCACTCCTGGCCGCAACATCTGCGAAAAATCAGTTTGTTTGAAATCCATGTCTTCTGAAAATCTCAGTGAAGATGATGTGGGGACTGATAATGAAGAAATCACTCTTGAGAGTGTGCAAAAGCTCTATGAGGAGTTTTTTGAAGATTGGACTAAAAGAAACAAGCTGAACTCAACTCTTACAAAGGAGAACATCGATCTAAAAGTTGTAGTTGCCAAACTTGAGGTAATTTTGAACAAAAAGGACTTAGAGCTTGGCAAAACCAAAGATGAGCTTCAAAAGATAACTGAAACTTTGTCCAAATTCAATATGAGCACATCCAAGCTTGAATCCATACTAttgatgggaagagatgacaagaaaggCTTAGGCTTCAAAGACAGTGTGTTTGAAATTGGTGAATCTTCGAAGTCGACTGTCTTTGTGAAGGGAAAGGATGAATCAACCACGAAGCCACAATCCAAGTCACCGATCAAAAGCACTCCATCGAAAAGACAACCGGCTGCACACGTacctaagaaaagaaaatacag GAAAGGGATTTCATATGAATTTTCAGCACCAAAAACCCCACAGCAAAATGGGATTGCCGAACGTAAAAACAGGACTTTGCAAGAAACGGCAAGGGCGATGCTAGCCTCAAAGAATATTTCAAAGCGTTTTTGGGCAGAAGCCCTTAATACAGCGTGTCATATTTCGAATAGGGTCTATTTGAGAAGTGGTTCAACCATGACttcttatgaaataatcatgGGAAAGAAGCCTAATCTTAAatactttcatgtttttggttgtgtCTGTTACACTTTGAATGACAGAGATCAACTTGcaaagtttgattcaaagagTGATAAGT ATCTCAAGAAGAAAACTACTGAAGATGACGCTGAAGACCTTCTGGAAATTCCAATCTCACTGGAAAATGCAGGTGTTGCcccagatgttgcaacatctaGCACAACACGTGACACTGAAGTcactgaaactgaagaagacGTGCACAGTGATGATGATGCAGTAGATGATGGCCAGAATATTCCAAGTAAAATCCAGAAAAACcatccatcatctcaaataattggaaATGTGTGTGGAGATGTTCAAACTCGAAAGAAAGAGAAAGTTGATTACCGAAAGATGGCTGGACTTATATGCATGAACTCTACATACTCGCAG GCTTTGAAAGGTGAATTTTGgattaatgcaatgcatgatgatCTTGAGCAATTTGTTCGAAATGATGTGTGGAACTTGGTTCCACCTCCTGACCATGGTAACATAATTGGtacaaaatggattttcaagaataaaatcgatGAGTCAAGGAACatcattagaaacaaagcaAGGTTGGTTGCTCAAAGGTATACACAGGTTGAGggggttgattttgatgagacctttgctCCTGTAGCCCGTATTGA TGAGGAAGTGTATGTTAGACAACCTAAGGGTTTTGAGGATCCACGCCATTTGGATCATGTCTACAAATTGAAGAAGGCTCTCTATGGTTTGAAGCAAGCACCACGTGCTTGGTATGGCAGATTGACTGAATACCTACTTGAAATTGGCTTCAAACGAGGTGAGGTAGACAAAaccctctttattcaaaaatCCAAAG TGTATTCGAATAAAGAAGTGACACTAAAGgtgatcagaggtcttcccaaagaatgggatgtcaagaccatggctatgagAGAGTCAAATGATCTTAACAAGATCGAACTCcatgacttgtttgctgatctaaaggcTTACGAGTTTGAACTGCAAACCAGGGAAGGAGAACCCTCAACACCAGCTGTCACAACTGTTTTAACAGTAGTAAGaccagaaccaactg aaagcaaatccaAGTGGGTAGAAACTGATAGTGATGAGTCAGAACTAGAAAGCCCAATCAGTTCGAGTGAAGATGAGGAGGAAGCCAAGTGCTTAATGGCAGATGATGCTGAACTGGAGTCAGCAAgtgaacaggtatttgactttagctcaactgatttcactcgtgAGGAACTTATTTccacactacatgacatggtaaatgaatatcacaaacttgctcgatcATTTGAGAAGGTCAGAGCTGAGCAAAATGATCCCAATGGTGACAAGACTCAaattgatgaatcagttgaagtGTCAAGTTTAAAAAAAGAGATTGCGAAGCAAAGAGCTGAAATGATTGAGAACCAAGCCTTGATAAATcagttaaaaactgaaatttcaaaaaatactgaACTGATTAAAGCTTAG